A region of Curvibacter sp. AEP1-3 DNA encodes the following proteins:
- a CDS encoding OmpH family outer membrane protein encodes MKTAQVKWALAAALVLALGSSFAQESKVGYINTQRITTESAPAKAAQAKLEQEFSKRQKDLTDLQQSLKTMSEKFERDAPAMSEAQRSARQKEFAEQNRDFQRKQREFQEDLNGRRNEELQKVLDAANRAVKQVAEGEKYDLVLQEVVYSSARHDITEKVLKILNAGAK; translated from the coding sequence ATGAAAACAGCACAAGTGAAATGGGCGTTGGCGGCTGCGTTGGTATTGGCTTTGGGTAGCAGTTTTGCTCAGGAGTCCAAAGTAGGCTACATCAACACCCAACGGATCACCACAGAGTCGGCACCCGCAAAGGCGGCACAGGCCAAGCTGGAACAAGAATTTTCCAAGCGACAGAAAGATTTGACGGACCTGCAGCAATCGCTCAAGACCATGAGTGAAAAGTTTGAACGTGATGCGCCCGCCATGTCGGAAGCGCAACGCTCAGCACGACAGAAAGAATTCGCAGAGCAAAACCGCGACTTTCAACGCAAACAGCGCGAGTTCCAAGAAGATTTGAATGGTCGCCGCAACGAAGAGCTGCAAAAAGTGCTGGATGCGGCAAACCGCGCCGTCAAGCAAGTGGCAGAAGGTGAAAAATATGATCTGGTGCTTCAAGAAGTTGTTTACAGCAGCGCCCGTCATGACATTACTGAAAAGGTTCTGAAAATTCTCAACGCTGGTGCCAAGTAA
- the lpxD gene encoding UDP-3-O-(3-hydroxymyristoyl)glucosamine N-acyltransferase — protein sequence MSLATLVEQLGGELVGSGDVLISGLAPLESASGTDISFLSNPKYQKQITQSLAGCVIVGPAMAALASARGPCIVTPNPYLYFARLTQFWRQRTSRDALGIPVIHPSAVVDPEAHIAATARIGPLCVIEAGATVGEGTILKSRVTLGEDCHIGDRCIVHSGVVIGADGFGFAPDGGRWEKIEQLGAVRIGNDVEIGANTCIDRGALSDTIIEDGVKLDNLIQIGHNVRIGAHTAMAGCVGIAGSATIGSHCTVGGGAIILGHLTLASGVHISAATVVSKSIHKPGNYTGIFPLDENANWERNAASLKQLHSLRDRIKTLEKENKP from the coding sequence ATTTCTCTCGCTACGCTCGTTGAACAACTGGGTGGCGAGCTTGTCGGGTCTGGCGATGTGTTGATTTCCGGACTGGCTCCCTTGGAGTCAGCCTCCGGTACAGACATCAGTTTCCTCAGTAACCCCAAATACCAGAAGCAAATTACACAGTCGCTTGCGGGCTGTGTGATTGTGGGCCCCGCTATGGCGGCATTAGCATCGGCCCGAGGGCCGTGCATCGTTACACCCAATCCGTACCTTTATTTCGCCCGTCTGACTCAGTTCTGGCGCCAGCGGACCTCCCGTGATGCATTGGGTATTCCAGTCATTCATCCCAGCGCGGTGGTAGACCCCGAAGCCCATATTGCTGCAACGGCCCGCATCGGACCTTTGTGTGTCATCGAGGCCGGCGCAACGGTAGGCGAAGGCACCATATTGAAGTCCCGCGTCACCTTGGGCGAGGATTGCCATATCGGGGACCGTTGCATCGTCCACTCGGGTGTGGTTATCGGTGCGGACGGTTTCGGCTTTGCGCCTGACGGCGGGCGCTGGGAAAAAATTGAACAGCTGGGTGCAGTCCGTATCGGAAACGACGTGGAAATTGGTGCCAACACCTGCATCGACAGAGGTGCGTTGAGTGACACCATCATCGAAGATGGCGTGAAGCTGGACAACCTGATCCAGATCGGTCACAACGTGCGCATAGGGGCGCATACCGCCATGGCAGGTTGTGTCGGTATCGCAGGTTCTGCGACCATCGGGTCTCACTGTACGGTAGGTGGCGGCGCAATCATTCTGGGGCACCTCACCCTGGCTTCCGGTGTGCACATCTCGGCAGCTACTGTGGTCAGCAAGTCGATTCACAAGCCGGGCAACTACACCGGGATCTTCCCGCTCGATGAAAATGCAAACTGGGAACGCAACGCAGCTTCTTTGAAGCAGCTTCATAGTTTGCGCGACCGAATTAAAACCTTAGAAAAAGAGAACAAGCCATGA
- the rnhB gene encoding ribonuclease HII — protein MPLKKSSKAKSTVAAKVQQVAFSWDIPGLVAGVDEAGRGPLAGPVVAAAVILDDLRPIAGLNDSKKLSAARREKLFDEIRAKALCCSIAQASVEEIDEINILQATLLAMRRAVEGLRLKPAKVLVDGNRLPVLDVLAEAIVKGDATVPAISAASILAKVTRDRWCAELDARYPQYGFATHKGYGTAEHLAALQTHGACPEHRKTFAPVTRVL, from the coding sequence ATGCCATTGAAAAAGTCCTCCAAAGCTAAAAGCACCGTCGCTGCCAAGGTGCAGCAAGTGGCCTTCAGCTGGGACATTCCGGGACTGGTAGCCGGAGTGGATGAGGCCGGTCGCGGCCCCTTGGCCGGGCCGGTAGTGGCTGCTGCTGTCATTCTGGATGATCTGCGCCCGATTGCGGGATTGAACGACTCCAAGAAGCTCAGCGCTGCGCGCCGAGAAAAGCTCTTTGACGAAATCCGCGCCAAAGCCCTGTGCTGCTCCATCGCACAGGCCAGTGTGGAAGAGATCGACGAGATCAACATCCTGCAAGCTACGCTGCTCGCCATGCGTCGCGCGGTAGAAGGTCTGCGCCTCAAGCCGGCCAAGGTGCTGGTCGATGGCAACCGCCTGCCGGTACTGGATGTGTTGGCTGAAGCCATCGTCAAGGGCGATGCCACGGTGCCCGCCATTTCTGCTGCCTCCATCCTCGCCAAGGTCACCCGCGACCGTTGGTGCGCCGAGTTGGACGCTCGATACCCCCAATACGGCTTTGCCACCCACAAGGGCTATGGCACTGCCGAACACCTGGCCGCCTTGCAGACCCACGGTGCCTGCCCTGAGCATCGCAAAACTTTTGCGCCGGTGACCCGCGTGCTCTAA
- the rseP gene encoding RIP metalloprotease RseP — MQTVLAFLIAIGLLVAVHEWGHFCAARLCGVKVLKFSIGFGPKLWGWSSPRTGTDFVLSAVPLGGYVKMLDGREGPIAESEASQAFDRQSLRRRSFIVAAGPLANLLLAIGLYSLVNWQSVTLATPVLPTPVASSLAEKGGWVGGERVLEVGVSQDALIPIQTFEEFRWWLTTASLDRKVLYLKLNESGDNAPADSTLRSLDLSSLGGSAADAALFQKIGWLAPFSKPLMGDLSAEGRATVAGLMPGDLVSAVNGTPIRDANQLRALIRNSPEVPMTWQVMRASRAVTIVVTPKAEKQGEEVVGRVGAFIGGAPDTVSVQYGFTEGLARAVEKTWDISRMSLVAMGQMITGQVSLRNLNGPLAIADYAGKSAALGLLQFLSFLALISISLGVLNLLPLPVLDGGHLMYYLWEGLTGRPVPEKWWEVLQRAGVALLLVMMSVAFYNDVLHIFG; from the coding sequence ATGCAAACAGTTCTGGCTTTCCTCATTGCCATTGGTTTGCTGGTTGCCGTGCACGAATGGGGGCATTTCTGTGCAGCCCGCCTTTGTGGGGTCAAGGTGCTCAAATTTTCCATCGGATTTGGCCCGAAGCTATGGGGATGGTCCTCTCCACGGACGGGTACAGACTTCGTCCTGAGTGCAGTTCCCCTTGGTGGCTACGTCAAGATGCTCGATGGACGTGAGGGGCCGATCGCAGAGTCGGAAGCATCTCAGGCTTTTGACAGGCAGTCTTTGCGCCGTCGATCTTTCATCGTGGCTGCCGGTCCCCTCGCTAATTTGTTGTTGGCGATAGGTCTTTACTCCCTTGTGAATTGGCAGTCGGTCACATTAGCCACTCCAGTTCTCCCGACACCGGTCGCGTCTTCACTGGCAGAGAAGGGTGGTTGGGTAGGCGGTGAGCGGGTTTTGGAGGTGGGTGTTTCGCAAGACGCGCTGATCCCGATCCAAACCTTTGAAGAGTTCCGATGGTGGCTCACAACGGCCAGCCTGGATCGCAAAGTTTTGTATTTGAAACTCAATGAGTCTGGTGACAATGCGCCTGCTGACAGTACGTTGCGTTCGCTGGATTTAAGCTCGCTGGGGGGCAGTGCCGCCGATGCAGCGCTTTTTCAGAAGATAGGCTGGCTCGCTCCTTTCTCCAAACCGCTTATGGGTGACTTGAGCGCGGAGGGGCGTGCCACTGTAGCGGGGCTGATGCCTGGTGACTTGGTATCAGCAGTAAATGGAACACCCATACGCGATGCCAATCAGCTTCGAGCGCTGATCCGTAACTCTCCAGAAGTACCGATGACTTGGCAAGTCATGCGGGCAAGCCGAGCTGTGACCATCGTTGTGACCCCAAAAGCCGAAAAACAGGGCGAAGAGGTCGTCGGTCGGGTTGGTGCCTTTATTGGTGGCGCCCCTGACACTGTGTCTGTTCAGTACGGATTTACCGAAGGCCTTGCGCGGGCCGTTGAGAAAACGTGGGACATTTCCCGCATGTCTTTGGTCGCAATGGGCCAAATGATCACCGGTCAGGTATCACTTCGGAATTTGAACGGGCCATTGGCAATTGCTGACTATGCCGGCAAATCTGCTGCCTTGGGCCTCCTGCAGTTTCTGAGTTTTCTGGCGCTCATCAGTATCAGCCTAGGGGTGTTGAACCTGCTTCCCTTGCCGGTCTTGGATGGAGGGCACCTGATGTATTATCTTTGGGAGGGGTTGACCGGTCGTCCGGTGCCCGAAAAATGGTGGGAAGTGCTTCAGCGTGCTGGTGTTGCGTTGTTGCTGGTGATGATGTCAGTCGCCTTCTATAACGATGTTTTGCATATCTTTGGTTAA
- the lpxA gene encoding acyl-ACP--UDP-N-acetylglucosamine O-acyltransferase — MSNVHPTAIVAPGAALDSSVTVGPYTVIGPHVRIGAGTTVGPHCVIEGHTTIGENNRIFQFNSLGAIPQDKKYAGEPCELIIGDRNTIREFCTFNIGSPGDAGVTKVGNDNWIMAYVHLAHDCMVGNNVIFANNSQLAGHVHVGDWVILGGFTVVHQFVRLGAHSMSAMCSLLFADLPPFVMCQGQPAGARSMNFEGLRRRGWTPERISGVKAIHKALYRDDLTLEQAKERIATMVLERPETAPDVAMMNDFLAGVSANRGIVR; from the coding sequence GTGTCAAACGTTCACCCTACCGCCATCGTAGCGCCCGGTGCTGCGCTCGACAGCTCGGTCACGGTCGGTCCTTACACCGTCATCGGGCCTCATGTGCGAATCGGTGCCGGCACCACGGTGGGACCGCACTGCGTGATCGAGGGACACACCACCATCGGTGAGAACAACCGGATATTCCAGTTCAACTCTCTGGGGGCGATTCCGCAAGACAAAAAGTATGCCGGTGAGCCCTGCGAACTGATCATCGGCGACCGCAACACCATTCGTGAGTTTTGCACCTTCAACATCGGCTCCCCCGGGGATGCCGGCGTTACCAAAGTGGGAAACGACAACTGGATCATGGCCTACGTTCATCTTGCACACGACTGCATGGTGGGCAATAACGTGATTTTTGCCAATAACTCCCAGCTTGCCGGCCACGTGCATGTGGGCGACTGGGTGATTCTGGGTGGCTTCACCGTGGTGCATCAGTTTGTCCGTTTGGGCGCGCATAGCATGAGCGCTATGTGCTCCTTGCTGTTTGCAGACCTGCCTCCGTTTGTGATGTGCCAAGGCCAACCGGCCGGCGCGCGGTCCATGAATTTTGAAGGTCTGCGTCGCCGTGGCTGGACCCCGGAGCGTATTTCCGGCGTGAAGGCGATTCATAAAGCTTTGTACCGGGACGACCTCACGCTGGAGCAGGCCAAAGAGCGCATTGCCACCATGGTCTTGGAGCGCCCTGAAACTGCGCCTGACGTGGCGATGATGAACGACTTCCTGGCCGGCGTATCCGCGAACCGCGGCATCGTGCGCTGA
- the fabZ gene encoding 3-hydroxyacyl-ACP dehydratase FabZ, whose amino-acid sequence MMDIHKILKQLPHRYPFLLVDRVLELDKGKTIKALKNVTINEPFFEGHFPHRPVMPGVLMLEALAQAAALLAFDALDTAPNDQMVYYFAGIDGARFKRPVEPGDQLHLNVEMLRMKAGIFKFKASATVGTELACEAELTCAMRAIS is encoded by the coding sequence ATGATGGATATCCACAAAATTCTGAAGCAACTGCCGCATCGCTACCCCTTCTTATTGGTGGATCGTGTGCTGGAGTTGGACAAAGGCAAGACCATCAAGGCGCTGAAGAACGTCACCATCAACGAACCTTTTTTTGAAGGCCACTTCCCTCATCGGCCGGTGATGCCGGGTGTGTTGATGCTCGAAGCATTGGCTCAGGCAGCAGCGCTATTGGCGTTTGATGCCTTGGACACTGCGCCCAATGACCAGATGGTCTACTACTTCGCTGGTATTGACGGCGCCCGCTTCAAGCGCCCTGTTGAGCCGGGTGACCAGCTTCACTTGAATGTGGAAATGTTGCGCATGAAAGCCGGAATTTTCAAGTTCAAGGCCAGCGCTACGGTCGGCACCGAGTTGGCCTGCGAAGCGGAGTTGACCTGCGCCATGCGCGCTATCAGCTAA
- the bamA gene encoding outer membrane protein assembly factor BamA produces MKYRRRSVRFAACSGLLAVLLQSAWALEPFAVRDIRVEGLQRVEAGTVFASIPVRVGDTYTDEKAAASIRSLFALGLFKDVRIESKDGVVVVIVEERPNVADVDFSGNREFDKDVLKRALRDIGLSEGRPFDKALVDRAEQELKKQYISKSMYAVDIVTTVTPIERNRVNVSFAVAEGDTAKISEINIVGNKNFPVSTLRGLFDSDTGNWLSWYTKSNRYARTKLNADIETLRSYYLARGFLEFKVDSTQVAISPDKKDIAITVNITEGEQFAVSKIKLAGNFLGKEQEFQSLVTIKAGEPYNATDVAQTTKAFTDYFANFGYAFARAEARTDIDRATNRVEITLVGEPSRRVYVRRINVAGNDRTRDEVIRREFRQLEAAWYDGEKIRQSRNRVDRLGYFTNVGIDTQEVAGSPDQVDLTVTVAEKPTGSISLGAGISSADGLGLSFGFKQENAFGSGNSLGIEVNTSKANRTVVLSTTNPYFTDDGVSRTFDLYQRTSRPYDDVDTYAIETTGVGVRFGVPFSDSDTVYFGLGADKTRIIPGTYLPTVYQDYANEFGYSATAVPLTVGWSRDTRDSALVPSMGRVIRTNAEWSVGGDMRYVRGTAQYQQFVPVTRTMTAAFNTELSMGAATGSGSYSIFKNYYLGGLGSVRGFEQGSLTTAAQRASSLTATGGAKKVVFNAELLSPLPGGGNDRTLRGFAFVDAGGIYGVDEAIQLSDMRASFGVGISWISPVGPLRLAIARPLSKFDGDKMQNVQFQIGTTF; encoded by the coding sequence ATGAAATATCGTCGTCGCAGCGTCCGTTTTGCTGCTTGCAGCGGCTTGCTCGCTGTCTTGCTGCAATCTGCTTGGGCGCTTGAGCCGTTTGCGGTTCGTGACATCCGGGTGGAAGGCCTTCAGCGTGTGGAAGCTGGGACAGTGTTTGCGTCCATTCCTGTGCGTGTGGGGGATACCTACACCGACGAGAAAGCAGCAGCCTCTATCCGCTCCTTGTTTGCGCTCGGGCTTTTCAAGGACGTACGGATCGAGAGCAAAGATGGTGTTGTGGTCGTTATTGTGGAGGAGCGCCCCAATGTCGCGGATGTCGATTTTTCTGGTAATCGTGAGTTTGACAAAGACGTCCTGAAACGTGCTTTGCGGGACATCGGATTGTCCGAAGGTCGACCGTTCGACAAAGCATTGGTTGACAGGGCAGAGCAAGAACTCAAAAAGCAGTACATCAGCAAAAGCATGTACGCTGTGGATATCGTTACCACGGTGACACCAATTGAGCGCAATCGTGTGAATGTCAGTTTTGCTGTCGCCGAAGGTGACACTGCAAAAATCAGCGAAATCAATATTGTCGGGAACAAGAACTTTCCCGTAAGCACACTTCGGGGGCTCTTTGACTCTGATACCGGAAACTGGTTGAGCTGGTACACCAAATCCAACCGTTATGCGCGCACCAAGCTCAATGCGGATATCGAAACCCTGCGCTCCTATTACCTTGCGCGCGGGTTTCTGGAATTCAAGGTCGATTCGACCCAAGTGGCGATCTCGCCGGACAAAAAAGATATTGCAATCACAGTCAACATCACCGAAGGTGAGCAATTCGCAGTTTCGAAGATCAAGCTAGCCGGCAATTTCCTGGGGAAAGAACAAGAGTTCCAATCACTGGTGACCATCAAGGCAGGCGAGCCCTATAACGCTACGGATGTGGCTCAGACGACCAAGGCATTTACGGATTACTTCGCCAATTTCGGCTATGCCTTTGCGCGAGCCGAAGCGCGCACAGACATTGACCGCGCCACGAATCGTGTTGAAATTACATTGGTAGGCGAGCCGTCCCGCCGGGTCTATGTCCGTCGGATTAACGTTGCAGGTAACGATCGCACCCGCGATGAAGTCATTCGCCGTGAGTTCCGGCAACTGGAAGCGGCTTGGTACGACGGAGAAAAGATCCGGCAATCTCGCAATCGTGTGGATAGGTTGGGTTATTTCACCAATGTAGGTATTGATACTCAGGAAGTGGCAGGATCTCCCGATCAGGTTGACCTGACGGTCACGGTCGCAGAGAAGCCCACGGGCAGCATCAGCTTGGGAGCAGGTATTTCCAGTGCGGACGGATTGGGACTTTCCTTTGGTTTCAAGCAGGAAAACGCATTCGGGTCGGGCAACTCTTTGGGTATCGAAGTCAATACCAGCAAGGCGAACCGTACCGTGGTGTTGAGCACCACCAATCCGTACTTCACCGACGATGGCGTTTCCCGCACCTTTGATTTGTACCAACGCACCTCCCGACCCTACGACGACGTGGATACGTACGCGATTGAAACAACTGGCGTTGGGGTACGTTTTGGGGTTCCATTTTCGGACTCGGACACCGTTTACTTCGGCCTCGGCGCGGACAAGACCCGGATCATTCCTGGCACCTATTTGCCAACTGTGTATCAGGACTACGCCAATGAGTTCGGCTACAGCGCAACGGCTGTCCCTCTTACGGTAGGCTGGTCCAGGGATACGCGAGATAGTGCATTGGTGCCAAGCATGGGTCGGGTTATCCGGACGAATGCCGAGTGGAGTGTGGGCGGCGACATGCGATATGTACGTGGCACAGCCCAGTATCAGCAGTTCGTTCCCGTGACCCGTACGATGACCGCTGCATTCAACACGGAACTGTCGATGGGTGCCGCCACCGGTTCCGGTTCATACTCGATTTTTAAGAACTACTATTTGGGTGGTTTGGGCTCGGTACGCGGGTTTGAGCAGGGTAGTTTGACCACTGCGGCACAACGCGCCTCGTCTCTTACCGCCACAGGCGGCGCCAAGAAAGTGGTTTTCAACGCAGAGTTGCTGTCTCCGCTTCCAGGTGGAGGCAATGACCGTACATTGCGGGGCTTTGCATTTGTAGACGCTGGTGGCATTTATGGCGTGGATGAAGCGATTCAGTTGTCCGACATGCGGGCTTCATTTGGTGTGGGCATTAGTTGGATTTCTCCGGTGGGTCCATTGCGTCTTGCCATTGCCCGGCCTTTGTCCAAGTTTGACGGGGATAAAATGCAAAACGTTCAATTTCAAATCGGAACAACCTTTTAA
- a CDS encoding TrmH family RNA methyltransferase, which produces MSEPILISSRENALLKELRKLSNDNTAYRKAGRFWIEGDHLCSAALARGVVPSVLAVSESFWPAAPVEYARAAIKTVVIPDALFREISGLESPAKVGFVLDLPEAVSIEPLAATVILDRVQDAGNVGSILRSAGAFGFRQVLALKGSAALWSPKVLRAGMGAHFGLRLIEGLELQDLDPLKVPMVVTSSHQGDLVQKLELPHPCAWAMGHEGQGVSEALMAKASVFARIGQPGGEESLNVAAAAAICLHASSLKLA; this is translated from the coding sequence ATGTCCGAACCCATCCTCATCAGCTCCCGCGAGAACGCGCTCCTCAAAGAGCTGCGCAAGCTCAGCAACGACAACACCGCGTACCGCAAGGCGGGGCGCTTCTGGATTGAGGGTGACCACTTGTGCAGTGCCGCACTGGCGCGGGGCGTGGTCCCATCAGTGCTGGCGGTTTCTGAGTCTTTCTGGCCTGCAGCGCCCGTGGAGTATGCGCGAGCAGCTATTAAAACAGTAGTGATTCCGGATGCCTTGTTTCGCGAAATCAGTGGGCTGGAGTCGCCTGCCAAGGTCGGATTTGTGCTCGACCTGCCTGAGGCGGTAAGCATCGAACCCTTGGCCGCCACCGTCATTCTCGACCGGGTGCAGGATGCCGGGAACGTGGGGTCCATACTGCGCAGTGCCGGGGCGTTCGGTTTTCGTCAGGTGCTCGCGCTCAAAGGTTCGGCCGCGCTTTGGAGCCCCAAGGTATTGAGGGCCGGCATGGGCGCGCACTTTGGCCTTCGATTGATCGAGGGGCTGGAGCTGCAAGATCTGGATCCATTGAAAGTCCCTATGGTGGTAACCAGCTCGCACCAAGGCGATCTGGTGCAAAAACTGGAATTGCCTCACCCCTGTGCTTGGGCCATGGGGCACGAAGGGCAGGGCGTCTCCGAGGCGCTCATGGCCAAAGCCTCGGTTTTCGCGCGCATAGGCCAGCCGGGCGGGGAAGAGTCCCTCAATGTGGCAGCGGCAGCGGCCATTTGCTTGCATGCCAGCAGCTTGAAGCTTGCCTGA
- the lpxB gene encoding lipid-A-disaccharide synthase: MDSSPRAKDAPVIAMVAGEASGDLLAGLLLAGVRQRWQGAIAHGIGGPQMAKLGFQAWWPHHKLAVHGFSWELLRRYREIVGIRAALGDRLLVHKPDVFIGVDAPDFNLDLEARLKAQGVKTVHFVCPSIWAWRPERVEKLRRSTDHVLCIFPFEPELLASHGIAATYVGHPLANVIPMEPDRAAARRALGLSDADEVVAILPGSRQSEIRHLAFRFFRAAALIQSTRPAIKFVVPAVPGLLPEIEAIAQRSGMAGRLQLLTGQSHTALAACDVTLIASGTATLEAALFKRPMVIGYHMSWLSWQIMRRKRLQPWVGLPNILCRDFVVPELLQDAATPQALAAGVLQWLDAARQEPARIATLESTFRALHTELLRDTASLATDAIEKVLQS, encoded by the coding sequence ATGGACAGCAGCCCCCGTGCGAAGGATGCGCCTGTCATCGCGATGGTGGCGGGCGAGGCTTCCGGCGACTTGCTGGCGGGGCTGCTACTGGCAGGCGTGCGTCAACGCTGGCAGGGAGCGATCGCTCACGGCATAGGCGGCCCGCAGATGGCCAAGCTGGGCTTCCAAGCTTGGTGGCCACACCACAAGTTGGCAGTGCATGGCTTCAGCTGGGAGCTGTTGCGACGTTACCGTGAAATCGTGGGTATCCGCGCTGCATTGGGTGATCGGCTTTTGGTCCATAAGCCGGATGTGTTCATTGGCGTCGATGCGCCTGACTTCAATCTTGATCTGGAGGCCCGCCTCAAGGCTCAGGGGGTCAAGACGGTGCATTTCGTGTGCCCCTCTATCTGGGCCTGGCGCCCGGAGCGGGTGGAAAAATTGCGCCGCAGCACCGACCATGTGCTGTGCATTTTTCCCTTCGAACCGGAATTGCTCGCCTCACATGGGATCGCCGCGACCTATGTGGGCCATCCTTTGGCCAATGTCATTCCCATGGAGCCGGACAGGGCAGCCGCGCGGCGTGCGCTGGGTCTCTCTGATGCCGACGAGGTGGTAGCCATCCTGCCGGGCAGTCGCCAGTCAGAAATCCGTCACTTGGCTTTCAGGTTCTTTAGGGCTGCGGCGCTTATCCAGTCTACGCGACCTGCTATCAAATTCGTAGTTCCTGCCGTGCCGGGACTGTTGCCCGAAATCGAGGCGATTGCACAGCGCAGTGGTATGGCCGGGCGCTTGCAGCTGCTGACAGGCCAGTCCCATACTGCTTTGGCCGCTTGTGACGTCACCCTGATCGCCAGCGGCACTGCCACCCTGGAGGCCGCCCTGTTCAAGCGCCCCATGGTGATCGGGTACCACATGTCTTGGTTATCGTGGCAGATCATGCGTCGCAAGCGCTTGCAGCCGTGGGTAGGCTTGCCCAATATCTTGTGCCGTGACTTTGTGGTACCTGAGCTGCTGCAGGACGCGGCCACACCGCAAGCACTCGCGGCCGGTGTTTTGCAATGGTTGGATGCGGCGCGTCAAGAGCCTGCGAGAATAGCCACTCTCGAATCCACCTTCCGCGCGCTGCACACCGAGTTGCTGCGCGACACCGCCTCCCTTGCCACCGATGCCATTGAAAAAGTCCTCCAAAGCTAA